The Rhodocytophaga rosea genome has a segment encoding these proteins:
- a CDS encoding efflux RND transporter periplasmic adaptor subunit, whose protein sequence is MKRIFMLIGLCALLCQTSCHFEDAEAEAKEEEVKFMVTSPLNKDTLITKDYVSQIHSIQHIELRAMEKGYLEKIFVDEGKFVKKGQLMFQIMPMLYQAELQKAQAEANFAQIEYQNTKSLADSNVVAPNELAMAKAKLAKANAELALAQVHLGFTQIKAPFDGIMDHFQVRLGSLVDEGDLLTTLSDNSKMWVYYNVPEAEYLEYKTKVKKDSMMKVNLIMANNKQFEYPGIVETIEADFNNETGNIAFRATFPNPNGLLRHGETGNIQMTVPLKNALIIPQKATFEVLDKKYVYVVDKENVLRSKEITIAAELPHIYVVQDGLAVTDKILLEGLRLVRENQKIHYSFVQPTTALSQLELYAE, encoded by the coding sequence ATGAAGAGAATTTTCATGCTAATCGGATTATGTGCCTTGTTGTGCCAGACAAGCTGTCATTTTGAAGATGCAGAAGCGGAAGCAAAGGAAGAAGAAGTCAAATTTATGGTTACCAGTCCTTTGAATAAAGACACATTGATTACCAAAGATTATGTAAGTCAAATCCACTCTATACAGCATATAGAGCTGAGAGCGATGGAAAAAGGTTACTTAGAAAAGATTTTTGTAGATGAAGGAAAGTTTGTAAAAAAAGGGCAACTCATGTTTCAGATCATGCCTATGCTCTATCAGGCCGAATTGCAGAAAGCACAGGCCGAAGCTAATTTTGCCCAGATCGAATATCAAAATACTAAATCCCTTGCCGATAGTAATGTAGTAGCTCCCAATGAACTGGCCATGGCAAAAGCCAAATTAGCTAAAGCAAACGCTGAACTGGCATTAGCCCAGGTTCATCTGGGATTCACGCAGATTAAAGCGCCTTTTGATGGCATCATGGATCATTTTCAGGTGCGGTTAGGAAGCCTGGTAGATGAAGGGGATTTGCTTACTACCCTGTCAGACAATTCTAAAATGTGGGTGTATTATAATGTTCCCGAAGCCGAATACCTGGAATACAAAACCAAGGTTAAGAAAGACAGCATGATGAAAGTAAACCTGATCATGGCTAATAATAAACAATTTGAGTATCCAGGAATAGTTGAAACCATTGAAGCCGATTTTAACAATGAAACCGGAAATATTGCTTTCAGGGCCACCTTTCCAAATCCCAATGGCCTCTTACGTCACGGAGAAACAGGGAATATACAAATGACCGTACCTCTTAAAAATGCCCTGATTATCCCGCAGAAAGCCACCTTTGAAGTTCTGGATAAGAAGTATGTATATGTAGTGGACAAAGAGAATGTATTACGGTCAAAGGAAATTACTATTGCCGCTGAATTGCCTCACATCTATGTAGTTCAAGATGGGCTGGCTGTTACGGATAAAATTCTTCTGGAAGGCTTACGGCTGGTACGGGAAAATCAAAAAATCCACTATTCATTCGTGCAGCCTACTACTGCCCTGTCTCAGTTAGAATTGTATGCCGAATAA